The Sporocytophaga myxococcoides genome contains the following window.
TATATCTTTTTAAAAACCTTGCTTCGGCGCCCCAGTTGTTAAATTCTCCTTTAATAAGATCTCGCTTGCTATTGTCGTCAGGCGATTCAACCCTGATAGGTCGGAACCCTAAAGAATATCTTGAGGCAGAAAGACCGAACATACGGATGTTAAATTCACTTGAAACACTAAACTTATGTGTAAAGTGAATAGCAGCAAGGTTCCAGTTCACTTTGAACCAGTTTCTGGCTCTGTTGCTTTGTCTGGGATCTTTATTAAACATGGCGTCATTTAGTCCGCCGGCTTGTTGTGCAAGGTAATCCATTAATGTTATATCAAGCCCGATAGTGGATTTGGGAGAAAGCTTATAATTAAGATTAGTGTAAAAATTATAAGCATCAAAACCAGAATTTGGTCTCCATCCATCAGCTCTTTTATATTGGAAATAGGAATAGTAACTAACCTTTCCAACTGTCCCGCTAAGACTTGTAAAGGCATTATAGAAGCCATAAGAGCCGACACTTTGTCTTGCAACAAGCTGAATTTTTTTATCTTCTACAGGTTTTCTTAAAACAAAATTCACCAAACCTCCAAACTGAGTTCCATACTGAAGAGAGGCTGCACCACGAACGATCTGAATTTTTTCTATAGCCTCAACAGTTGGTGTATAATAGCTTTCAGGATAGCCTAGAGCGTCAGCGCTGATGTCATATCCATTTTGTCTGACATTAAAGTTGGAAGTTCTGTTTGGGTCCAGACCTCTGCCACCAATACTGAGCTGAAGACCGGCTCCGTCATTTTCATATATGTTCAATCCTGCAACACGTGAATATATTTGTCTGGCATTATTGGTGGCGAGGTTTACTGTCAGTTTATCCGGAACGATCACTTCTGATTTTTTACCTTCATAGATTCCCATATTTTCAACAGCTCTCAGGTGACCTTCGTCTACAGGGGTGTGCTTCACAATTACCTCATCTAATACACTATAGACAGACTTCATGCATACCCTTACATAAGTGTCTGCTTTATTAATAGAAACCTTTTGATAAGTTGTATGATATTCCAGAAAAGAAGTTACCAGTGTATATTGGCCGGCAGGCAAATCTTTGAATTCAAATCTTCCCAGAGAATCGGTCGATGCAAATATACTTTTTTCGTTCAGGTAAACATTACAGTTTTTAATAGCAGAACTATCAGGAAGGGAAAGCACAGTCCCTGACAAATTATATTGCGCAAAGAGGTTTGATGAAACTAGGCAAACCAAAAAT
Protein-coding sequences here:
- a CDS encoding TonB-dependent receptor; this translates as MIKYTILSLFLVCLVSSNLFAQYNLSGTVLSLPDSSAIKNCNVYLNEKSIFASTDSLGRFEFKDLPAGQYTLVTSFLEYHTTYQKVSINKADTYVRVCMKSVYSVLDEVIVKHTPVDEGHLRAVENMGIYEGKKSEVIVPDKLTVNLATNNARQIYSRVAGLNIYENDGAGLQLSIGGRGLDPNRTSNFNVRQNGYDISADALGYPESYYTPTVEAIEKIQIVRGAASLQYGTQFGGLVNFVLRKPVEDKKIQLVARQSVGSYGFYNAFTSLSGTVGKVSYYSYFQYKRADGWRPNSGFDAYNFYTNLNYKLSPKSTIGLDITLMDYLAQQAGGLNDAMFNKDPRQSNRARNWFKVNWNLAAIHFTHKFSVSSEFNIRMFGLSASRYSLGFRPIRVESPDDNSKRDLIKGEFNNWGAEARFLKRYTIGPKNMVLLVGGRFYHGLNHSTQGLGSAGKDVDFNYIPDYQYKSLNSSDYLFPNNNVALFAENIIYLSDKFSITPGIRYEYINTTSDGTAITLVTNNAGVVRDTISVIENRVKNRQFILGGIGFGYRPTSRINIYANISQNYRSITFNDMQIINPSSVIDPNMKDERGYSADLGIRSEQTNAIIYDLSLFYVKYANRIGEAPASDKYDNTLRKRGNIGEAFMTGVESYLEGDFFKLTKLKTENWNGSAFVNLAVIHSRYLKSELKRVKGSQVEFVPKVNLKTGLRAGYKNLKASFQVTHLSDQFTDATNEKDGGASGVIGIIPAYTIMDFSLSYEYKIFKLEGSVNNLANQMYFTRRATGYPGPGILPSDGRGYYLTLQVKI